The nucleotide sequence TGAAGGGCTGGCCCTGGTTCGCTGGTTGCGAAGTTTCGTCGCCTGTTCTACCCTTCCACCCGACCGGTCGGTCGTGATTGTCTGGAGACTCTGCGGGGAGCCTCGCTCGTTATGACGTGTCGGCACATCACCGGCTGGCTGGTTCTCGCGGCCGGCTTGATCGCGTGTCAGGCTCGCGCCTCCGACGGCGAGACGAAGCGGGCGGATGCCCGGCCGGCGCTGGTCCTGCGGGACGTCATGTGGCAGATGCTGCCGAACGAAGTCCGCGGTGTGAGCGTCGGCCCCGATGACCGGCTCTGGATCGAGGTGGACGGGCCCGAGGTCGAGCTGGCCGGGGCCAAGGAGACCATCGCCCGCGAATTCGCGCGACCGTCGCCGCAGCTGGCCGGGGTGCGGCCGGTGTTGTTCGAACCCGGAGGGCGGGTGTGGTTCCGGGGGCGAAGCAACCGGTTCCTTCTCGGCTACGACGGGCGCGAGTGGATCGAGAAGCAGCTCGAATCGGGGCACCTGTTCATCGGGGACTGCCCCGGGAATTGCCGCGAGGATCACCAGCCGACGAACCAGTTCGCCGCGGACCGGGCATTCTTTCCCGAGACCCATGGCGTGCATGCCTTCGACGGGCAGGCATGGACCTGGCTCGAGACCGTCACGCCGGGCTCGTCGTTCGGCTTCCTGCGCTTGATCCGTGAGCCGGACGGCGCGGGGCTGCTGATGACGAAAGCGACCACACCGCCCGAGCTCTGGCGGTTTCGGGACGGGAACTGGTCGCAGATGTCGTGCGTCATGGAGGGCGTGGCAGAGGTGTGCCCGGCGCCGGACGGGCAGGTCTGGCTGTTTCGCCATGACGGTCGGGTCGAAACCGTGGCGGGCCGCAGTCCCGCCGACGCGGACCGGGCAGCAAACGCGCGGAAGATGGGCGATCGACTGCGTGCCGCGACGACCGCCGATGAACGCCGCGCCGCCGCCCAGGACCTCGCCACCGCGGCCAGTCCGGCGCTGCTCGAGGAGATGCTGTCCACCAGCTACGACCCCGACTTTCTCGCCGCGCTCGCCCGGGCCATCAAGGGGAAGCGGCAGCCGGCTGCGAGCCGGCTGGGGGAATACACCGCGGCGGCGGCGACCCTCATCGGGCACGACGACGCCGGCCAGAGCACGCTCCTCCTGGTGCGCGGCGCGGCGCGCGGGGAAACCCCGCTCGGCGACGGGCTGCTCGTCGCGTCGAACCGGCAGGAGCCGCGGTTCATCGCCGCGCCACAGGTCCTCGATGCCTGGAGGCGGGTCGAGTCTCGACCGCGGGTGATCTTCACCCGGGATGGCCGGGCAGCCTGGGTCGGCAGGACGAACTACGGGACGGCCGCGTTTTGCATCGACCTCGAAACAGGCGGCGTGTCGGATCGGGTTCCCGAGCCGCTCTTCGGCACGCTGCATGCCGTGCGTGCCGACGGCACGCTCTTCGTTTCCCATGTCCCCTCTTCCATGCCCGACTGCACGGTCGCCGCCTTTCGGCCGGGACGGCCCGACGACTACGTGCCGCTTCCGACCGAGTCGTGGCCGCTTCGGGGGGACGGGGCGGGATTGCTGGGGCTCGACGCCGCCGGCGGCATCTGGGCCAACCTCGCCGACCGCGGCCTGGCCCGGTTTCACGAGGGCGAATGGCAGCCCGTGAATGCGGGAGACCTCGGCACGATCCGGGGAATCATCGCCGGCAGTCGCGACGACGTGATCCTGATCGGGTCGCGGTACGGATACTGGCGGGGCGGGGAGATCGCCGCGGCGGCGACCATGCAGGAACTGCTCGCGGCCAACCGGGCCGCGATCGCCGCGTCGTTCGGCACCGCGCAGCGGCCGCGGGATCTTTCCAACTGGTTCGCCGTGGCGGCGGACGAGGCGGGGCATCTGTGGCTGCTCGACGTCGCCGCCGGCGGGCTTTCGGTACTTGTCGGCGATCGATGGATCGACGCCCGGCCCCCCCTCGTGCAGGCCGGGGCGCGCAACGGCTTGGTGCAACTGCTGGCGGCAGCGGGGGGGGGACGGGTGTACGTGTCGAACATTTCGTCCGCGCACGGCGGCGGCCGCGGGTTCTTCGGCGACGTGGAGGCGGGGCGTCCGGTGTTCCGCGACGCGCCGGCCACCTACCTGGATATTCCCCTCATGAAACCGGTGCGTGATCACGGCGGCGCGGTCTGGCTCCCAACGAGCAAGAGGACCAGCGCGGGCAGTTCCGACTGGATCCACGGCCAACTCGCGATCCGCATCGTCGATGGCCGGGTCGGCACGGCACTCGAAAACAAGGGCTGGGCGGCCGGAGCCGATGCCGGCGGCGTGGTCTGGCTCACGAACCCGCAGGGACGCCCGTCGAGCACCATCAACCTTTGGCGGAATGGCGAACTGGCTGGAACGCTCGGCATCCCGGGGCGGTGCAACGGCCTGGGAGACCATGCGGAATCACTGTTCTCGGACCGGCCGGGGTCGGTCGTCGTCCGCACCGCCCGCGGGCTGACCCATTTCGTGGCCGCCGGCAAACCGGCCAACTACCGCGTGGCCGCACGGTACGCCCTCACGGGGGTGGAGGGAGTGTTCACGTCGTATGCCTGCTCGCGGTCAGGGGTGATCGTGGGCACGACCAGGCGCGGACTGGTCGGACCCAGCCGCAGCCAGAGTCTGGTGATCATGCGGCTGCCTCCGGCTTCGGATCTCGACCCCCTGCCCGCCGGAAAGCCCTGACATGCGATCTCTTCGAGCCGTCGTTCCGCGGTCGCTGCCCTTTGCCATCGCCTGCCTGTGGCTCGCGGCGCTCGCCGCCGCGGAGCCGGAACCGGGCAGAACCCTCGACGACGCGGCGTTGCACCGCCTGCTCGTGTCGGAACTGGCGGCCGCGCTCGACGGGAGTCGCCGGCTCGTGCCGCTGCCGCGCAACGTGTCCGGTGTCGTGATCGGGCCGGGCGGCGAGCCCTGCTTCATGGTTCCCCCCGTTCATGCAGCGCAACAGGATGCCCTGACCGCAGCCGTGGCCCGGGCGGCACGCGAGGAGCCCGGCTTCCGCGTTCTCTGGGGCACACAGTTTCTCGGCCAAGACGGCGACCGCTCGCTGGTGATGAACGTGGGCCCCGATGCCACCGTGGCGGTGATCGAAGACGGGGCGTCGCGGACCGTCTCCCTGCCGCGGGGCCGTCAGCCCGCCCAGGCCTTCCGCCTCGGCAAGCGCTGGGTGTTCCTGACATCCGCGGGGATCGTCTCGGAGGGAGAGGGGGAGGCCTGGGAGGGCTCCGACGTGTTCACGTCCTCGAGGTGGACCCGCATGCTGCGATCGGGAGACGACGGCCTCGTGGTCCTCGACATGCAGTCGCGTCAGCAGGCCGCAGGCACCGTGACGCGGGGCATCCTGGCGGGCGATACATGGACGATCGACACGCTCACGGTTCCGGACGCCGATGCCTGTCAGACGATCGTGCGGCTGGCGGACGGCCGCTGGTTGGCCATCGGTCAGCGCATCGCCGAGGTTCAAGGGAAACGGCCCCAACGGCCGACCGAGCAGCAGGTCACCCTGGCGGTCGAGGCGGCCCGGGTGGGCGACTGGCCGACGCTCGAATCCCTGCTCGAGAAGATCACCGCGCAACCGTCCACCGAGACCCAGGGCCTGGCCAACCTGCTCCAGCAGCTTCCGGACCGCAGCCTCGCGCTGCGCAGCCTGACCATGCGGCTCGAAAGCACGCGGCGCGATCTGGCCCGTTCCCAGGCGACCGAGGGGCTCACGCCAGGGCAGGCGGCCCGCGTCAGTGAACTGCTGGCCGCCTGCGACGCGCAGCTGCGGGCGACGGCCACGGGCCTGGCGGAGGCGGCACCGGACGTCTTCTCGCGTTCGCCCGGGGTGATCGCCGCGATGCTGCGGTCGGGCATGCAGTTCTATCGCGGCCAGTGGATCAAGGTCGTGGAAGTCCTGAGGCAGGAGAACGTCGACTCCGCACTGCTGCGGGTCATGCTCGGCGACGACAGCCGTGGGGGCGGCACCACGGCAGTGGCCCGCCTCGAGCCAAACGGTAATCTGCGGATCGTGGCGGAACTTTTCGAGGACGCGATCACCGCGCACAGCATCGCGGGGCAGCAGTCGACGTTCTTCGCCTCCGGCGCGGACACCGCCTACGCCGCTGTCGGCGGCCGCGGCCTGGCACGCCTTTCCGCAGCGGGCACGACGTGGCTCGAAACCGGCGGGCTGCCCGCGGGGCTCGTGCAGGTGCTCGCTGTCGATCGCCGTGGCCGCGTCTTCCTCCGGCAGATGGTGAACAAGCCTCGCGACCGACAGATGACGGATCCCGGCGTGTTGTGGGTGCTCACCCCCGATGCGGCCGCCGCGGAGCCGGAGCCGGTCGTGGGGTGGCCCGTGGCCGGGCAGCCGGTCGTCGGTGCCGACGGCAGCATCTGGTTTCTGCGACAGAGAGTCTTCTCTTCTCCCACCGTTCCCGGCGGGCCCGTCGTCCCCGCAGACCCCGCGCGGCCCGGCGTCGAGGTCCGGAGGATCGAGCTGAAATCCGCCGCCGACGCGGAGCAGACCGCGGGCCAACCGGTCCGCTCCGCCGAGGACCAGGTGACCGCTCCGCGGCTCTGTCGGCTGGAGAGCCCCACGCTGCTGGCCGAGTACGCGCTCCCCCTCTCGCCGGCAGTCCCGGCCCTCGTCGCCGGGCGAGACGCAGTGTGCATCGAGGGCCAGCGCGGGCGGGGTGACGCTCAGGTCGTCGTCGCAGGCGACTCCATGCTGCGCGGCAGGGATCTGCACGCCCTGGCCGAGACGGCCTTCGACACGCTCTTGAACGCCGCCCCGGAGTCGGTACTGCCCGGCCCATGGTGCGGCGTCCTGCACTCCGAGGCACCGAATGTCGGCCCGCAGATCCTGCGGACGAAGGAACTGCTGTGGGTCAACGCCGAAGGCCGCGTCGAGGTGTATGCCAAAGGGCGGCCGCTCGCGGTCAACGACCGGTTGGCCCTGCGAAATGTGCGCCTCAACGCGCCCCGAATCATCGGCCCGCTCCGCGCGGCAGACGGCCGGCCGCGGGTGCTTCTGGGCGCCATGAATGCGAACGTCGAACAGTTCGTGTGGCTCACGGCTGGCGAGCGGGGGCTGGAGATCGAGCAGGCGGGGCCGTGTCCCGCCTGGCCGGAGAACGCGGTGCGCGATGGCGTGACCGATGGGCTGCCCCTCGTGGCCGAGGACCGCTCGACGGTCTTCGTAAACCATCGCGGAGGCCGGGTCTGGCAGATCCTCGGTCCGCGCGACTACCGGCCCTTCGCGGATGCCGGTGCCCCGATTCTTGCCGTTCCCGGCGGCGGGTTTCTAGCCTGGCGGCCGCTGCACGCCCGATCAGGGGTGCGGGTGTGCACGGCAGGCGGCCGGCACGACGTGCCCGTGCTTTTCACCCGGCACCTCGACCCGGTCGCCTTCGTGGCCGATGGAAGGCTGCTCTGCCTGGCACCCGATGGACTGGCCCTGCTCGCGCCCGATCCACGTCAGGGCTACGTCCTGGAAACAACCCGTCGCCTGCCGGATGGCTTCTCGCCGACGGGCTACCTGGGTCGGCTGGGCGATGCCGACGTGATCACGGCGGAAGACCGACGGCAACAGCCGCACGTGCTGGTGCTGCGGCCGACGACGCGCCGGTAAACGAAGCACGGCGTCCCGAGGCCGGCGCGCATGCCGCCCCCACCCGCCGGCGGAGGAGGCCGCGGGATCGGTGCGAGGATCACGAGCCTCAGGCCGCTCGGGGCCGCAGCGAGTGAACTCGTACCGTCCCCTGGCCGGCGCGCATGCCACCCTCACCCACCGGCGGAGGAGGCCACGGGATCGGTGCGAGGATCACGAGCATCAGGCCGCTCGGCGGCCGTAGCGAGTGAACTCGTACCGTCCCGTGGCCGGCGCGCATGCCGCCCCCACCCACCGGCGGAGGAGGCCACGGGATCGGTGCGAGGATCACGAGCATCAGGCCGCTCGGGGCCGTAGCGAGTGAACTCGTACCGTCCCGTGGCCGGCGCGCGTTCCGCTCACAGCCATACGTGCAGCCGGCCCCCGAGCATGTCGGGCATTTTCTTGGCGATGATCCGCCGGATGCGGTCGTCCGTGTACCTGGTCGAGAAGTGCGCGGCGATCACCAGCTCGTTGCGGAACCGGTCAGCGCGGGCGATCAGGTCGTCGAGGTGCGTGTGACCGAACTTGTGGATTTTTTCCTTGCGGTGACCATGGGCGACGAACGTCATCTCGGTGATCAGGATCTGGGCTTCGAACATCGCCGGGCAGCGGTCGAGCCCCTCGGGCGCGCTGTCGCCGAGATAGGCCACCAGCGGCGTCCGCACCTCCTGCGTGACGTCCACGCCCGAAAGCCGCAGGTCGCGGATCTTGTCCCCTGGAAGCCCCGTGTATTCGTGCCGGAGCTTGCGACGCCGCTCCCAGACCACGAAGCCGACGCTCGGCAGCGTGTGGCAGGTGGCCGAGACGGTGACGACGTGCTCGCGGGAGAGTTCGATCTCGTCCCCCGGACGCGCCGGCAGGAGCGTGCACGGGAGCCGCCCCCGGTCGAGCCGCGACACGGCCTTGAGGAGCCGCTCGATCGGCTCGATCGCATCCTCCGGCACGTAGATCACGGGCGGCTCCATCTTCATCATCCGCCGCCGCGCCACGTACACCGGCAGCGCAGCGATATGGTCGAGGTGGGTGTGCGTAACGAACCACGTGGCCGTCGCCATGAAGCCCCACGGCTGGGCGCCGAGATCGAAGCCGAGCTTGAGTTCGGGAATCCGCCAGCAGCTCTGCACGGCGGCCCGCGAGTAGCCCTCGACCGTCAGTCCCTTGTGGGAGAGCGTGCGAAAGGGAGCGTTGTCGATCATGCGGGTTCCTGGTCCGGGGGCGGGCCGTGGTCCGGGGGCGGGCCGGGCCGAGGCGGCTCCAGCCAGATCTCGTCGAACAGCCGATCCTGGCGGGCGGCGAGCCGGCCGCGCCGGACGAGTTCCAGCACGGCAAGGAAGATTCCGACCAGCCGCGGCCGGGACATATCGTCGTCGAACAGGTCCGAGAACGCCACCCTCCCCCGCTCGCTGACGAGCGATTCCACCCGCTCGATGTGCCGCTCGATCGGCGTGTCGTCGTGGACGATCTGCCGCGGCTTCCGCTTCTCACGCCGGGCGAGGACCCGCGACATCGCGCCGACGAGATCCCAGACGTGGACGTCGCCGATCAACGCCGGCGGCGGCGCGGTGTCCGCGCCGGTCGGTTCATCGACGGCGTGCCGCGGGAACCGGGATTCCTGCCGGCGGGCCCGATCCTCGAGCAGCGACGCGGCATCGCGGTACTGCTTGTATTCCAGCAGTCGGCGGACGAGGTCCTCGCGGGGCAGGTCGAGCGGTTCCTCGATCTCCTCCGGCCGCGGCACGAGCGCCCGGGCCTTGATCTCGAGCAGCACGCTGGCGAGTTCCACGAATTCGCCGACCTCGTCGAGCGCCAGGGCCTCGAGGACATCGATGTGGGCCACGAATTCCGCCGCGACCGTGGCCAGCGGCACGGCTGCCACGTCCACCTCGTGCTTCTTCACGAGGTACAGGAGCAGGTCGAGCGGACCGGAGAAGACGTCGAGTTCGACCTTGAATTCCACACGTGTTTCCCGCAGGCCCGACGGCGACGCTCGACGCCAATCATACGGCCGGCCGGCGCCGGCCGCAGCGCGAACCGGCCCGGTCGGGTAGTCTGGCGACCATGGACGAGCGGGACAGGCCGACACTCTGGGCGCCGTGGCGGATCGGCTACGTGCAGGGGGGCGACGACACGCCGCCGCCGCCGGATATCCCGGCGCACCACTGGCGGGGTGGCGCCGACCACGGCTGCTTCCTGTGCCGGGCGGCGGCCGCCGACGCGGAGCACGACCGCGTCCTCGGCGTGCTGGAGCGGACGGCCGACAGCGTCGTGGTCGTGAACCGGTTCCCGTATGCCAACGGCCACCTGCTGATCGCGCCGCTCGATCATCGGGCCGGCCTCGCCGACCTCGCCGACCCGCAGCTGCTCGACCTGCAACGCTGCCTCGCCCGCTGGTGCGGGACGCTGGCCCGCAGCCTGCAGGCCCAGGGCTTCAACGTCGGCCTGAACCTCGGCCGCGTGGCCGGCGCCGGCGTCCCCGGCCACCTCCACTGGCACGTGGTGCCGCGCTGGAGCGGCGACGTCAACTTCATGCCCGCGATCGCCGGCGTCCGCGTCCTGCCCCAGGCGCTCGACGCGCTCTGGGAGCAGCTCCGCGAGGCCACCCCGTCTCCGGGCACGACGCCATGACGCCGCTCGACTGGCGCGAACGGGAGGGGGCGATCCTCGCCCCGTGGGCGATGCACGCCGCCGACACGGCCGGCCGCGTCCATCCCGAGCCGCCGCATCCGGTCCGCAGCCCCTACCAGCGCGACCGCGACCGGATCGTCCACTCCGCCGCCTTCCGCCGGCTCGCCCACAAGACGCAGGTCTTCACGGGATACCATGGCGACTATCACCGCAGCCGGCTGACGCACACGCTGGAGGTGACGAGCATCGCGCGGACGCTGGCCCGTGCGCTCGGCCTCAACGAGGACCTCGTCGAGACGCTCGCCCTGGCGCACGACATCGGGCATCCACCGCTCGGTCATGCCGGCGAGGACACGCTGGCCGAATTGCTCCGCGACGAGGGGGGCTTCAATCACAATGGCCAAGCCCTGCGGATCATGGAGCTCTTGGAGTGCCGCTACCCGGACTTCCCGGGCCTGAACCTGTCCCGCGAGGTGCTCGAAGCCCAGGCCAGCCGGCTCCGCGACGGCTCGGCGCCGGCGCCGCTCCTGGAGACGCAGGTGGTCGATGCCGCCGACTCGATCGCCTACGACACCCACGACGCCGACGACGCCGTCGAGCTCGGACTCGTCCGCATGGAGGAGCTGCTGGAACTGCCGATCGTGGCCGCCGCAGCCGGCCGGGCCGCCGATCGCTACGGACCGCTGCAGGGCGCCGAGCGACGTCACGCCGTGCTCCACGAGCTCGTCGACATCCAGGTGGTGGAACTGGTGAACCGCGCCCGTGAGACGCTGGCCGCGGAAGGCATCGACTCGGTGGCGGCCGTGCGCCGCGCGTTCATCGGCGCCGACGGGCGGCCCGGCCGGCGGCTGCTCGCCCACGATCCCGGGGTGGCCGCCGGCAAGCGGGCGCTGGAACGCTTCCTCTTCGAACGCGTCTACCGCAGCCCGCGGGTCCTCGCGGTCCGGGTGCCGGCCCAGCACCGTCTCACCACCCTGTTCCGCTGGTACTGCGACCATCCGCTGGAACTCCCCGCCGGGTTCCGTCTCCGGGCGGAGTCGATCGGCGTGCCGCGCAGCATCGGCGACTACCTCGCCGGCATGACAGACCGCTTCCTGGAGCACGACCACGAGCGCCGGCTGGGGCACGGCTGACCGCCTCCGCCGGGTGGCCTTGCTATACTTGAAGTCCTGCCCTCCCGCTCATCGGCTCACAACCGGCTGTCGATTCCATGGCCCTTATCGTCCTGCGCGCCCTGTTCGTGATGGTCTCGGTCGGGATCGCCGTGTCGATCTTCGGCTCCGACGCCATGCGGCATGCCCCCCAGTGGCTGCCGTGGGGCGTGTTGGCGGCGATGATCGCGCTGCCGCTGACGGTGATGGGGATCGATGCCGGCATCAAGCGCAAGAACCTGACCACGATCA is from Planctomycetia bacterium and encodes:
- a CDS encoding metal-dependent hydrolase is translated as MIDNAPFRTLSHKGLTVEGYSRAAVQSCWRIPELKLGFDLGAQPWGFMATATWFVTHTHLDHIAALPVYVARRRMMKMEPPVIYVPEDAIEPIERLLKAVSRLDRGRLPCTLLPARPGDEIELSREHVVTVSATCHTLPSVGFVVWERRRKLRHEYTGLPGDKIRDLRLSGVDVTQEVRTPLVAYLGDSAPEGLDRCPAMFEAQILITEMTFVAHGHRKEKIHKFGHTHLDDLIARADRFRNELVIAAHFSTRYTDDRIRRIIAKKMPDMLGGRLHVWL
- the ypuG gene encoding segregation/condensation protein A gives rise to the protein MEFKVELDVFSGPLDLLLYLVKKHEVDVAAVPLATVAAEFVAHIDVLEALALDEVGEFVELASVLLEIKARALVPRPEEIEEPLDLPREDLVRRLLEYKQYRDAASLLEDRARRQESRFPRHAVDEPTGADTAPPPALIGDVHVWDLVGAMSRVLARREKRKPRQIVHDDTPIERHIERVESLVSERGRVAFSDLFDDDMSRPRLVGIFLAVLELVRRGRLAARQDRLFDEIWLEPPRPGPPPDHGPPPDQEPA
- a CDS encoding hydrolase: MFPAGPTATLDANHTAGRRRPQREPARSGSLATMDERDRPTLWAPWRIGYVQGGDDTPPPPDIPAHHWRGGADHGCFLCRAAAADAEHDRVLGVLERTADSVVVVNRFPYANGHLLIAPLDHRAGLADLADPQLLDLQRCLARWCGTLARSLQAQGFNVGLNLGRVAGAGVPGHLHWHVVPRWSGDVNFMPAIAGVRVLPQALDALWEQLREATPSPGTTP
- the dgt gene encoding deoxyguanosinetriphosphate triphosphohydrolase-like protein, with translation MTPLDWREREGAILAPWAMHAADTAGRVHPEPPHPVRSPYQRDRDRIVHSAAFRRLAHKTQVFTGYHGDYHRSRLTHTLEVTSIARTLARALGLNEDLVETLALAHDIGHPPLGHAGEDTLAELLRDEGGFNHNGQALRIMELLECRYPDFPGLNLSREVLEAQASRLRDGSAPAPLLETQVVDAADSIAYDTHDADDAVELGLVRMEELLELPIVAAAAGRAADRYGPLQGAERRHAVLHELVDIQVVELVNRARETLAAEGIDSVAAVRRAFIGADGRPGRRLLAHDPGVAAGKRALERFLFERVYRSPRVLAVRVPAQHRLTTLFRWYCDHPLELPAGFRLRAESIGVPRSIGDYLAGMTDRFLEHDHERRLGHG